The segment CCTCCTTTCGTATTATGACTTGGTGGAACATTTCTGCTATGTCAGCACAGACTCCAATCGGTTTCTGTCTGAACCTCATAAGAATGTCCGTTAGGGATTGATACCCGTCGGGGCCAGTCATGAGCATGGAGTTTAACGACACTCCATCGACTTCTGCAGCCGCGTCGAAAACAATTCTCAACTTGCCGGGCTTGTTAGGATTTAAGACCCCAAAATGAGGCAGGAACCATTCTTTTTTCTTGTCCACTTCCAGTTCATTGCTTGTGATATGCCGAATGTATGACTTTTCTTCGTATGCTTCCATCAGGTCGCAGTATTTTTTGTAGCACTCTGGATCATGTATAAATTTTCTTTCCAAAGACAATTGTCTCTTTATTGCCATTTTCTTGCTGTCAGGCAAGACGACGTCATCCACTTTCCATAGTAATCCCGTTTCAAAACGGTCACCAATACGTTTTGTCGTGGTTGATAGCAATCGGTTCGATCTCTCAGTTTCTCGACCTTCTACGTGGTTTTTCACAATCCGCACATCCATTTCCGAATTCGTCTCGCACCAACTGTTCAATGTGCTCGTCATTGTGTTTAACCAGATGTACGGCCTTTACATTACTCATGGGTCCTGATTCTCCGCGACATTTTCCATACGCAACCCATCCCAGATTGGTTAATGCAATGGCTGGCCCAACGTATCCCATAGATCTCATTTGCTTTGGAGCTATCAAATGTAGGTTATCTAGTCCGATTAGTATTTCAGGTCTAGCATTTCTATAGCCTTTCAAAGGAATACTCTTTATGTGTGGGTATTGCGAACTTAGCTCAGACATGTTTACGGATTGCTTCGGCAGCCGTAAATCCTTAATAGTCCTTACTCCGTTTAGTGCATAGACCTTGCCTCCACGTTCATCAGATATTCCAATATTAAATCGGCTGACCAATTCCGTTGATGTCTTTTCTCCAAACCATTGCAATGTCAGACTTTCTTTGGGCCCATGTAATCCTAACTCGTCTGCCAGGCTTTCATTTATAAGGGTTACTGCAGAACCTTCATCCAAAAAGGCGTGGCACCTcactattttatttttagcatgaAGATTAACAGGCAATATCTTAAACAAAATCATTGAGCTAGCCTCATGCGTTGCTGTTCCTGTGAACTTTACTTCCTCGCCTGGTTGATTAACTGATTCTGCATGGAGCAAACGGTGAATGCGTTTGGCACATCCATCAAGTCCACATTGGTGATGTCGTCTACATTTTTGACTACGATGGCAGtactttaggcaattgaagcataattttctttcccTTACATGCTGCCATTTTTTTTCAAGTTCTAACTGGGCAAATGAGTTACAGTTTTCCAAGTCGTGTTTCCCATTGCAGACGGAGCACGCCTTCATGGTTACAAGTCCGATGTCGTTTGCATGGAATAGTCTCGACTTTTCCTTCTTTGGCTTGAACGTCGCCTGATCGTCAACCAATCCTGCGTCTTGCACTTCTTCGGCCAATCCCTGAAGCCATAGACTTAAATGACTGGTCGATTTTTCATCTCCTAGTTGCTTGGAATGGCGTGCCCACTCCAGTCTCTGTTGCACTGGTAACTTTAAGATTAACTTCTCCATTAATGTTGGGTTTTTTAACTGCTGATGTGCGTTAGCTGCTTCTAAGAATGAAGCCAAGTTTTGTACCTTCATTTTGAACTCTACTAATTGTTCCAATCTACCTTCGCGAATGCTCGGAAATTCTCTAACGCGACTAATCTGGCTTTTTACGAGTTTCTCCGGTCTACCAAAATTTTGTTTAAGGGTCTCTAAAATATTTGAAACGTTAGAACTGTGAATAAGCAAACATTCAACGGTCTCCCTAGCCTTGCCCTTTATTGCCTTTTGGAGGCGTAACAAATTTTGCCTGTCACTGTATCCGTACTCTGCAGTGGTCATAGTGAAAGCTTCGTTGAACATTGGCCACTCTTCGGGAGCACCATTAAACTCCGGTAGATCGTACAATTTTCTTTGCGTTTCCTGAGAAGGAACCGGTTGCCTTGGTGATGAGACTGCGTCTGATATCACTGAGGGCTCAGCCGTGGTTGATTGTGGTCCTGGCTCGCCAGTTCTCCTTCCACTAATACCAAGGGATCGCAGAAGTATATTAGTTTTTTCCATTTGAATTTGATTCATCCGAAGAACTTCCATTTGGAACTGCTGCATTTGCATTGCATTGGCTTGCTGACTTTCTTGCATTTGGCGCCACATCTCCATCATAACGTTAACAACGCCATGTGATTGGGCTTCTTTTGATGTGCCGGGCCCGGCCCCTCCATATTTGAGGCTTCACCTTGCGCGGATTCTCTTTCCACTTTTCCCATCTCAACGTTGTCCTCGTCCATTTCATCCGTTGCCCTTAATTTGCTCATTGCTCTGGTAATCATCACCCGCAGACTAACCTTTCCCCAAATCAACAATCAAATTGGCACTTACCAAACAAACCACAATCCAGAAATTTTCACTCGATTTCATCAGCCAACTGCGCACTCAAGCCTCTAGTTGCTGGCCCGCAAGAACTTCGTTGGTTAGAGCGAGATGGCAGTATGTGCACGATctcgcatacatacatataaatgtgCGCTTTTTTCAGCTGCCTGACGTGCGCACCCACGTTGGCCTCCGTGTTCTGCAATGTTTATTATCCACCCACGAGCGAGATGACCGTCTCCTTGTGGGTTCCGTCGCTTTTCCAATGTCCAGTATACTTCAGTGCTTGCACCACGAGTCTCTGCCCGTCTTCATACAAACTCCAAGAACTCTAGCGTCATTGGCTTCCAAGAAGCGAAATAAAAGATGTTGAGTCCAGGAACGTGAGAATTGCGGATAAAACACAATCGCTTATCCTCATAGGTACTTAGGCGTTGCTTGAGGTTTATTTCCTATTTGCAAAAGGAggttaatacattttattCTTATATGTAGGTAATATATCTACGCACGCTTCGTCTTTTCTCCCCGCTCTTTCTTCGACTGCTCAAACTAATGTGACCTTCTTGTCTTTTCATAGTGTGGCtatttttcttctctcttttttctttaTGTAGGGTATCTGTGCCCTTGCTTAAAACTAAGTATATATAAGCTAATTTTTCTCGACAACAATCTTTTCAGAATCAAGAATACCGTCTAAGCGAGAAGTATTGCGAGTGGTTATGTCTGTGTTTGACCCATTTGGAATTCTAGCCGAATATTCCCTGATCGCTAAACTGCTTCTGCAGTCAATATGGCAAAAGCGAACAGAGTGGGACCAGCCAATTGAGGGCGACGATATAAAGCAATGGAAATGTTGGTTGCGCAGCCTAAGCCAAGCATGCAAGATAAGGATACCCCGATGTTACGCTGAAGAGTTCTTTGGGGAACCAATTGAACTACACATATTTTGCGATGCGAGTGAGTCAGCTTATGCAGCAGTTGGATACTGGCGCATACGTACGAAATCTGGATGGAAGTCCGCATTTATAATGGGAAAGACCAAGTGTGCCCCAATGAAACTATCGACCATACCCAGGCTCGAGCTACAGGCGGCAGTGCTAGGAACTCGTCTCAGGAAATGTATTCTTGAGGGTCACGACGTCAACCCCAAATGTGTCCACATGTGGTCCGACTCCAAGACTGTCTTAGCATGGATTAAATCAGATCACAGAAAATATAAGCCATATGTAGGACACAGAATTGACGAGATACTTGAAGCCACAAGGTTGGAAGATTGGCATTGGGTGCCTACTAAGGATAACCCGGCAGACTTTGGCACCAAACTCAGATCTGGAACTCGAGAAACCTCCTGGTTGAGAGGCCCTCAATTCCTTCAAGAGGACGCAAGTCAATGGAATCTAGGAACTTCAGACGTTGGTGACACGGAACTGGAACTAAGAAGCAAGTTTACGTTATCAATCAATGAGATGTCTTCAGATGGATCTGTCAATATCGTATTCAGGGAGTTGCTGGAAAGGTTCTCTTCATTTACAAGGCTGATGCGAGTTGTCGCTTGGGTCTACAGGATGTGTGATCGTAAGATCAAACGAAAAGTCTACCTTGATGTAGCTGAAATTGAAGAAGCTGTACTCATAGTGATCCGCAATGTACAGGATGTTGCATTTCATGATGAGCGGGTGGCGCTATTGACTGGACAGTCCATCGAAAAGAACAGCAGGCTGTGGAAGTTGTCTCCGATCATAGACGGAAGAGGAGTGATCCGCATGAATGGGCGTATTAATAACGCATGTTCGGTTGGAGAAGAAACCAGGCGTCCAATATTAATGCCCCAAGGGCATCACGTTACAAAATTGATCGTGCGACATTATCACGAGCTATGGAAACACCAGAATGAAAACACAATTATAGCAGAAATACGCAGAAAGTACTACATACCACACTGCCGACAGGAGGTTCGCCGTGCAGCTAGAAATTGTATGACTTGTAAAATCCAGAGAGCTTCACCAAAAATGCCATTAATGGGACAACTTCCTAAGGACAGACTCTCTCCGTCCATTCTCATATGTTGGAATCGACTATATGGGACCGTTTCTGGTTGTAAGAGGAAGGAGTACCGATAAACGCTGGATAGGCATATTTACATGCCTTACAATAAGAGCAATTCATTTGGAAATTGCCAGGGACCTGACAACAGATACGTGTCTTCGAGTATTGCATAACTTCATGGCGCGGCGCGGAAGGCCAGTAAGAATCCGATCTGACAATGGTACCAATTTGGTGGGAGCTGAGCGTGAATTGAAAAGAGAATTACAGGACCTCGATCACATTAGAATAGCGAACGAGTTGTCAACCAAGCAGATCGAATGGCTGTTTAATTGCCCGCTAAACCCCCATGCAGGTGGGTGCTGGGAAAGATTGGTACGCAGTGTGAAGAGGGCCATAGGACACGCGCTGCATGACAAAAACCTGAAAGAAGACATACTGTATAGCCTAATGTGTAACGCTGAAAACATAGTAAATTCCAGACCGCTTACACACATTGCTCTGGATAACCCCACAGACGATCCGATAACCCCTAATCACTTTCTTTTAGGTTCTCCCAATTCTAGCCAGACACCACATCCACAAGAGGAGAAGTACCAGCCAACTCGAAAGGAATGGCGCATCGCTCAGCAGATCTCACACTCATTTTGGAACAAGTGGCTCAAT is part of the Drosophila miranda strain MSH22 chromosome Y unlocalized genomic scaffold, D.miranda_PacBio2.1 Contig_Y1_pilon, whole genome shotgun sequence genome and harbors:
- the LOC117190998 gene encoding uncharacterized protein LOC117190998; the protein is MSVFDPFGILAEYSLIAKLLLQSIWQKRTEWDQPIEGDDIKQWKCWLRSLSQACKIRIPRCYAEEFFGEPIELHIFCDASESAYAAVGYWRIRTKSGWKSAFIMGKTKCAPMKLSTIPRLELQAAVLGTRLRKCILEGHDVNPKCVHMWSDSKTVLAWIKSDHRKYKPYVGHRIDEILEATRLEDWHWVPTKDNPADFGTKLRSGTRETSWLRGPQFLQEDASQWNLGTSDVGDTELELRSKFTLSINEMSSDGSVNIVFRELLERFSSFTRLMRVVAWVYRMCDRKIKRKVYLDVAEIEEAVLIVIRNVQDVAFHDERVALLTGQSIEKNSRLWKLSPIIDGRGVIRMNGRINNACSVGEETRRPILMPQGHHVTKLIVRHYHELWKHQNENTIIAEIRRKYYIPHCRQEVRRAARNCMTCKIQRASPKMPLMGQLPKDRLSPSILICWNRLYGTVSGCKRKEYR